Genomic segment of Deinococcus cellulosilyticus NBRC 106333 = KACC 11606:
TAGTGCAGGATCACGAAAGAGGTTGTGCAAGCGGTTCCAATTTAGGGCAACCATAGTAAGCGCAGACCCGAGACTCCAATTCTTCAGCAGAAAGCAAGCCCTGAGCAGGCATCACCGCCCGCTTCCCATGCAGCCATTTCGGTTCAATGGGATTCAGCCAAGGGCTTCTTTTCGGCAACAGGCAACTCAAAATTCGCACTCCACCTGACATTTTGGCCTCACGGTTGTGCCATTTGATCCAGGAAATGACCTGCTTGCTCATGTGCCAACTGGCATTGTCCCAGATGAGCAGCAAAGCCTTTTTGCCCTGCTTACCCAGTTCCTGAGTGACCCACAGTAGAAAGTCACAGGTCACAGCACTGATCGGTCTGCCTTTCACAAACCGCAGCATCATTTCCCCCGAGTCGGCCCTCAACAAGCCATAACATGCCAGAGCTTTAGGATCTTGATCTCCACTCTGCCACTGGGGTTTTTCGGTCTGTGGACGGTTCTGATCCGTCCACAGGGCTCTTTTGGGCTGAGCGAAGCGACTCCACCACACCTCGTCCTGAAACCCCAGCACCCAGTCTGATTGCTTGAGGGCCAGATGGATCAGTCGTGCCCGTTGGTTTTTTTCACGGTGTAGTTGGGATCATTCGAAGTGATCCAGGAGGTGGCCTTTTTCCAGTTCACTTCCAGACGTTTTAGGGCCCGACGCATACTTTCGTAACTCATTTTCTCCCGGGTGATGCCTTGCTGGAAGCTGACCTGAGCTAACGTTTCCAGCGTCCAGTGGTCGTTTTCTACGCCATAGTCTCGGGGTTTTTGTTGCAGTAGAGCATGTAGGCGTTGTAATGCCGCTTCATCAATATGAGGCAGCATGGTGTGGGGTCGGTGGGATTTTTCATGGAGGCTTGCTAACCCATCAGCTTCAAAGGCTCTAAAGGTGTTGCGTACGGTCTGGGTGGCGATTCTCAGCGATCGGGCAATCTGGGAGACCACCTGACCCTCATGGCTGGCCAGGAGAATTTGACTGCGCCTGACGGTGAAGGCATCTTTAGCTTTGAGCTGATTTTGGAGGTGCTGGACTTCCTCTTCCGTGAGGTGCCGAACTTTGACTTTGACGCCCATGACTCACTGTGACACATCCCCTGTATTCCCACAACTTCACTTGTGATCCTGCACTAGG
This window contains:
- a CDS encoding transposase encodes the protein MMLRFVKGRPISAVTCDFLLWVTQELGKQGKKALLLIWDNASWHMSKQVISWIKWHNREAKMSGGVRILSCLLPKRSPWLNPIEPKWLHGKRAVMPAQGLLSAEELESRVCAYYGCPKLEPLAQPLS
- a CDS encoding helix-turn-helix domain-containing protein, encoding MGVKVKVRHLTEEEVQHLQNQLKAKDAFTVRRSQILLASHEGQVVSQIARSLRIATQTVRNTFRAFEADGLASLHEKSHRPHTMLPHIDEAALQRLHALLQQKPRDYGVENDHWTLETLAQVSFQQGITREKMSYESMRRALKRLEVNWKKATSWITSNDPNYTVKKTNGHD